In the genome of Pelobacter seleniigenes DSM 18267, one region contains:
- the hisG gene encoding ATP phosphoribosyltransferase encodes MSDWITFALPKGRIMQDSMELFSRIGITCPEMEGESRKLVFENPEQKFRFMAVRATDVPTYVEYGCADLGVVGKDTLLEQGKNLYEPLDLKFGYCRLVVAEPKALQDSDNPLNWSNIRVATKYPNITERYFAGKGVQVELIKLYGSIELAPLVGLSERIVDLVSTGGTLKANNLVEVETIAEVTSRLIVNRASLKTKYQRISQIIEGLEEVIGDEVKISL; translated from the coding sequence ATGAGTGACTGGATCACCTTCGCCCTGCCGAAAGGGCGGATTATGCAGGATTCCATGGAATTGTTCAGCCGTATCGGCATTACCTGCCCGGAAATGGAAGGGGAGAGCCGTAAGCTGGTTTTTGAAAATCCTGAGCAGAAGTTCCGTTTCATGGCGGTGCGGGCGACGGATGTTCCGACCTATGTCGAATATGGCTGCGCCGATCTCGGGGTGGTCGGCAAGGATACCCTGCTGGAGCAGGGGAAGAATCTTTACGAGCCCCTGGATCTCAAGTTCGGCTACTGCCGCCTGGTGGTCGCCGAACCGAAAGCCCTGCAGGACTCGGATAACCCGCTGAATTGGTCGAACATTCGGGTGGCAACCAAGTATCCGAATATTACCGAGCGCTATTTTGCCGGCAAAGGGGTGCAGGTCGAACTGATCAAGCTCTATGGTTCCATTGAGCTGGCGCCCCTGGTCGGTCTGTCCGAGCGGATTGTCGACCTGGTCTCCACCGGCGGTACGCTCAAAGCGAACAACCTGGTCGAGGTCGAAACCATCGCCGAAGTGACCAGCCGACTGATTGTCAATCGGGCCAGCCTGAAGACCAAGTATCAGCGCATCAGCCAGATTATCGAAGGCCTGGAAGAGGTCATCGGTGACGAGGTGAAGATCTCCCTCTGA